One Streptomyces sp. L2 genomic window carries:
- a CDS encoding PRC-barrel domain-containing protein, producing the protein MFEADNIREWRGHDVVDADRRKIGTLESVYVDTLTDVPAFATVTVGLPTRRRLVFVPLDQARVGPGYLRVRYSRSVVKDAPAIDPDGELPAEDESAVFAHYDLPYEQGARGERRLGRR; encoded by the coding sequence ATGTTCGAGGCCGACAACATCCGGGAGTGGCGCGGTCATGACGTGGTGGACGCGGACCGCCGCAAGATCGGCACGCTGGAGTCCGTCTACGTCGACACCCTCACCGACGTGCCCGCCTTCGCGACGGTGACCGTCGGCCTGCCCACTCGGCGCCGACTGGTGTTCGTACCGCTGGACCAGGCGCGGGTCGGGCCCGGGTACCTGAGGGTGCGCTACAGCAGGAGCGTGGTCAAGGACGCCCCGGCGATCGACCCGGACGGCGAACTCCCCGCGGAGGACGAGTCCGCGGTCTTCGCCCACTACGACCTTCCCTACGAGCAGGGCGCCCGCGGGGAACGCCGCCTCGGGCGGCGCTGA
- a CDS encoding TetR/AcrR family transcriptional regulator has translation MPKLWDETMDAHRRAVQDAVLTATVALVAEHGLAPVTMSQIAKEAGIGRATLYKYFPDVQSVLVAWHERHVAAHLEHLGRARDHADGPAEQLEAVLHGYAHLAHNRRRDGEVAAFVHRDQHVLRAQRRLHGLLCDVVAAAAAAGAARDDVSAAELADYCLHALSAAGGMASGEAVRRLVDVTLSGLRPAHRGAERRAP, from the coding sequence ATGCCGAAGCTGTGGGACGAGACGATGGACGCGCATCGCCGGGCCGTTCAGGACGCGGTCCTGACGGCCACCGTCGCGCTCGTCGCCGAGCACGGCCTGGCCCCGGTGACCATGTCGCAGATCGCGAAGGAGGCCGGGATCGGGCGGGCGACGCTGTACAAGTACTTCCCGGACGTCCAGTCGGTCCTCGTCGCCTGGCACGAGCGCCACGTGGCCGCCCACCTGGAACACCTCGGCCGGGCCCGGGACCACGCCGACGGGCCCGCGGAGCAACTCGAAGCCGTTCTGCACGGGTACGCACATCTGGCGCACAACCGTCGCCGGGACGGCGAGGTCGCCGCCTTCGTCCACCGGGACCAGCACGTGCTCCGGGCTCAGCGGCGACTGCACGGCCTCCTGTGCGACGTCGTCGCCGCAGCGGCCGCCGCGGGTGCCGCGCGCGACGACGTGTCCGCCGCCGAACTGGCCGACTACTGCCTGCACGCGCTGTCCGCCGCCGGGGGGATGGCCTCCGGCGAGGCCGTCCGGCGTCTCGTCGACGTCACCCTCTCAGGGCTCCGGCCGGCGCACCGGGGAGCCGAACGGCGAGCGCCGTAA
- a CDS encoding SDR family NAD(P)-dependent oxidoreductase, giving the protein MSHAPSPAGHSRVTPVRPVAPAVGSARRPAAGRGGRGVRGGTALVTGASSGIGAAVARRLAAEGGWRLVLNGRDVTRLEQVAGQVSATAFAADLTRPGADRRLTEHVLGEVGAVDLLVAGAGVGWAGDFVGMPHASIEEVVNVDLLSTVHLVRTVLPHMVAAGSGRVVLIGSLAGSVGVRGEAVYSAAKAALAAFADALRYELRGSGVGVSLVVPGVVDTPFFDRRGAPYQRSRPRPVPAERVADAVWTAVRRGKDEVYVPGWLRLPIRVRGTTPGLYRRLAAHFG; this is encoded by the coding sequence ATGTCCCATGCCCCTTCCCCCGCAGGCCACAGCCGTGTCACGCCGGTCAGACCCGTCGCTCCGGCGGTGGGCTCCGCCCGTCGGCCGGCCGCCGGCCGGGGCGGGCGGGGCGTGCGTGGCGGTACGGCCCTGGTGACGGGCGCCTCCTCGGGCATCGGCGCCGCCGTCGCCCGCCGGCTCGCGGCCGAGGGAGGCTGGCGGCTGGTGCTCAACGGGCGGGACGTCACCCGGCTGGAGCAAGTGGCGGGTCAGGTGTCGGCGACGGCCTTCGCGGCGGATCTGACCCGGCCCGGCGCCGACCGCCGGCTGACCGAGCACGTGCTCGGCGAGGTGGGGGCCGTCGATCTGCTGGTGGCCGGCGCCGGGGTCGGCTGGGCCGGCGACTTCGTGGGGATGCCGCACGCGTCGATCGAGGAGGTCGTCAACGTCGACCTGCTGTCCACGGTGCACCTCGTGCGCACCGTGCTGCCGCACATGGTCGCGGCCGGATCGGGACGCGTGGTGCTCATCGGATCCCTCGCGGGCAGCGTGGGTGTGCGCGGGGAGGCCGTCTACTCGGCCGCGAAGGCCGCTCTGGCCGCGTTCGCGGACGCCCTGAGGTACGAGCTGCGCGGCAGCGGTGTGGGGGTCAGCCTCGTCGTGCCCGGCGTGGTCGACACCCCGTTCTTCGACCGGCGCGGCGCCCCCTACCAGCGGTCACGGCCCAGGCCCGTGCCGGCCGAACGGGTCGCGGACGCCGTCTGGACCGCCGTACGGCGCGGCAAGGACGAGGTGTACGTCCCCGGCTGGCTGCGTCTTCCCATCCGGGTACGGGGCACGACGCCGGGGCTCTACCGGCGGCTCGCCGCCCACTTCGGGTGA
- a CDS encoding LysR family transcriptional regulator, whose translation MDLDTVRTFVAAADAGRFQDAAAELAVTQQAVSKRIAALERGLGVRLFTRTSRGAELTIDGQAFLPHARELLRVAERAVASVRTGRRPLRVDVIASRGAASGLMRGFHRAHPEIDLDVLMLFDIDTAVAAIRSGSIDASFRAVGVPGRPLPEDIESVRVLDEPLQLLTGPGHALAAAKSVTLLQLVGHRIWMPGIVPGTEWAAYYDDLVAEFGLTIEATGPNFGSDALLDTIADTPALATFMGGDTRLVWPAGHGLRRIPVTGPEPVYPHSLLWHRDNPHPALTTLSAHLAATTAAPGAAGTWTPGWVTPAEPS comes from the coding sequence GTGGACCTCGACACCGTGCGGACCTTCGTCGCCGCCGCCGACGCGGGGCGGTTCCAGGACGCGGCCGCCGAGCTGGCGGTGACCCAGCAGGCCGTCTCCAAGCGCATCGCCGCGCTGGAACGCGGGCTGGGCGTGCGGCTGTTCACCCGTACCTCGCGGGGAGCCGAGCTCACCATCGACGGGCAGGCGTTCCTGCCGCACGCCCGCGAATTGCTGCGTGTCGCCGAGCGCGCGGTCGCGTCCGTGCGCACCGGCCGCCGTCCGCTGCGCGTCGACGTGATCGCCTCGCGCGGCGCCGCGTCGGGCCTGATGCGCGGCTTCCACCGGGCGCACCCCGAGATCGACCTCGACGTGCTGATGCTGTTCGACATCGATACGGCCGTCGCCGCCATCCGGTCCGGGTCGATCGACGCGTCCTTCCGCGCCGTCGGCGTGCCCGGCCGGCCCCTTCCCGAGGACATCGAGTCCGTCCGGGTCCTCGACGAGCCGCTCCAGCTCCTCACCGGGCCCGGCCACGCGCTGGCGGCCGCCAAGTCGGTGACGCTCCTCCAGCTCGTCGGGCACCGGATCTGGATGCCCGGCATCGTGCCCGGCACCGAGTGGGCCGCATACTACGACGACCTCGTCGCCGAGTTCGGCCTCACCATCGAGGCGACCGGCCCCAACTTCGGCTCCGACGCGCTGCTCGACACGATCGCCGACACCCCGGCCCTGGCCACCTTCATGGGCGGGGACACGCGCCTCGTCTGGCCCGCCGGTCACGGGCTGCGCCGTATCCCGGTGACCGGCCCCGAGCCGGTCTACCCGCACTCGCTCCTCTGGCACCGCGACAACCCCCACCCGGCTCTCACCACTCTCAGCGCCCACCTGGCCGCCACGACGGCCGCCCCCGGCGCCGCCGGGACCTGGACGCCGGGCTGGGTGACTCCGGCTGAACCGAGCTGA
- a CDS encoding SPW repeat protein produces the protein MATQPRIEDHPDLMSMRAHYAQVSARPSLQATEGLSLLTGLYMAISPWVVGFDGNPLAVSNLVTGIALAVLALGFGSVYERTFGVGWVAAAIGAWTIISPWAVQHASATTGTIVSNTITGAVAVLLGLATMAMAARGREHRS, from the coding sequence GTGGCCACGCAACCGCGTATCGAAGACCACCCGGACCTGATGTCCATGCGTGCGCATTACGCCCAGGTGTCCGCACGGCCGTCGCTGCAGGCGACCGAGGGGCTGAGCCTGCTGACCGGCCTCTACATGGCGATCTCGCCATGGGTGGTGGGCTTCGACGGCAACCCGCTGGCCGTCAGCAACCTCGTCACCGGTATCGCCCTGGCCGTGCTGGCCCTGGGCTTCGGCTCTGTCTACGAGCGGACGTTCGGCGTGGGCTGGGTCGCCGCCGCGATCGGCGCGTGGACGATCATCAGCCCGTGGGCGGTGCAGCACGCGTCCGCGACGACGGGGACGATCGTCAGCAACACCATCACGGGAGCCGTCGCGGTACTGCTGGGGCTGGCGACCATGGCCATGGCGGCACGTGGCCGCGAGCACCGCTCCTGA
- a CDS encoding MFS transporter yields the protein MTTTVHGRDAREERPDTAARLAAFWRYWGASTASGIGDAVTAVALPLLAVLVLHASAFEVSLITAAGFASWLLIGLPAGVLVHRLPLRGTQVAMDVVRAVAVASVPAAAAFGVLSLAQLVVVALVVGLASVVFDVGNSTFLPSIVSKEELTARNSLTSGTRAATQLGGPSLGGVLVQLLGAAASIAVDAVSYVVSAALMGSLPRVPHPAQEGPRRGVGEMIREGWRYVVRHPVIGPCTADATAVNFVCGGLMALIPVFLVRTLDAPPALVGVLLATDGLGTLVGAALTPRIVARLGSGRALRWAALAAPCFAALIPLAGRSAALALFAVGNGGFCGAVVVTSIVARTYRQTATPPELLPRVMATVRFISWGAIPFGALAAGGAAALWGTRASLALMAALSAISPAILLAGPIRRMRDLV from the coding sequence ATGACGACGACGGTGCACGGGCGGGACGCGCGGGAGGAGCGGCCGGACACCGCGGCGCGCCTGGCGGCGTTCTGGCGCTACTGGGGTGCGTCCACGGCGAGCGGGATCGGCGACGCGGTCACGGCGGTGGCCCTTCCGCTGCTCGCGGTCCTGGTCCTGCACGCCTCGGCGTTCGAGGTCAGCCTGATCACGGCCGCGGGCTTCGCCTCCTGGCTCCTGATCGGCCTCCCGGCGGGGGTCCTCGTCCACCGTCTGCCGCTGCGCGGCACGCAGGTGGCGATGGACGTCGTCCGGGCCGTAGCGGTGGCCTCGGTGCCGGCCGCCGCCGCGTTCGGCGTCCTGAGCCTGGCGCAGTTGGTCGTCGTGGCCCTGGTGGTCGGGCTGGCGTCCGTAGTCTTCGACGTCGGCAATTCGACGTTCCTGCCGTCCATCGTCAGCAAGGAGGAACTGACCGCCCGCAACAGCCTCACCTCCGGCACGCGGGCCGCGACCCAGCTGGGTGGCCCGTCCCTCGGCGGCGTCCTCGTACAGCTGCTCGGCGCGGCGGCCTCGATCGCGGTCGACGCGGTGAGCTACGTCGTCTCGGCCGCGCTCATGGGCAGCCTGCCGCGGGTCCCGCACCCGGCCCAGGAGGGCCCGCGGCGCGGCGTGGGCGAGATGATCCGCGAGGGCTGGCGGTACGTCGTCCGCCACCCCGTCATCGGCCCCTGCACGGCCGACGCGACCGCCGTCAACTTCGTCTGCGGTGGCTTGATGGCGCTCATTCCCGTCTTCCTGGTCCGCACGCTCGACGCGCCGCCCGCCCTGGTCGGCGTACTCCTCGCGACCGACGGCCTCGGGACCCTCGTCGGCGCGGCACTGACGCCCCGGATCGTCGCGCGCCTGGGCAGCGGACGCGCGCTGCGCTGGGCCGCGCTGGCCGCCCCGTGCTTCGCCGCGCTGATCCCCCTCGCCGGCCGCTCCGCGGCACTCGCCCTGTTCGCCGTCGGCAACGGCGGCTTCTGCGGGGCCGTGGTGGTGACGAGCATCGTGGCCCGCACCTACCGGCAGACGGCCACACCCCCGGAACTCCTGCCGCGCGTCATGGCCACGGTCCGCTTCATCTCCTGGGGCGCGATCCCCTTCGGCGCGCTGGCCGCGGGCGGTGCCGCCGCCCTGTGGGGGACCCGCGCCTCCCTCGCCCTCATGGCCGCGCTCTCCGCGATCAGCCCGGCCATCCTCCTCGCCGGCCCGATCCGCCGCATGCGCGACCTGGTCTGA
- a CDS encoding winged helix-turn-helix transcriptional regulator has protein sequence MRYTELGDPDCAIAQALTVVGDPWTLLLIRDVAGGAHQFDVLREGLGISRKVLTERLKSLVTDGVLEKRLYSPHPPRYEYHLTPAGRGLLPVLVALQDWGGRHVMGDGALSATSAADSAETRRVHALVGRRLPALELAGPGGAPVDPVSTERAWTVLYCFPGAYAPGGQDYPPGWGLIPGARGCTLESCTYRDRMADFAERDARVHGVSTQRPDQLAAFAEHERIAFPLLSDADLRLAAALRLPTFRAAGVDRLKRLTLVLDSSRTVRGVLYPLDDPAGSVDEALALLDSLAGA, from the coding sequence ATGCGATACACAGAGCTCGGCGACCCGGACTGCGCGATCGCGCAGGCCCTGACGGTGGTCGGTGATCCGTGGACGCTACTGCTCATCCGCGACGTGGCGGGCGGTGCGCACCAGTTCGACGTGCTCCGCGAGGGACTCGGCATCAGCCGCAAGGTCCTGACGGAGCGTCTGAAGTCACTCGTCACGGACGGGGTCCTGGAGAAGCGGCTCTACAGCCCGCACCCTCCCCGCTACGAGTACCACCTGACGCCCGCCGGACGAGGCCTGCTCCCGGTCCTCGTCGCCCTCCAGGACTGGGGCGGACGCCATGTGATGGGCGACGGCGCCCTGTCGGCCACCAGCGCGGCCGACTCCGCGGAGACCCGCCGGGTGCACGCCCTCGTGGGGCGACGGCTCCCCGCACTGGAACTCGCCGGCCCTGGGGGCGCGCCGGTCGACCCGGTCTCCACGGAGCGCGCCTGGACGGTCCTGTACTGCTTTCCGGGGGCTTACGCACCCGGCGGTCAGGACTATCCGCCGGGCTGGGGGCTGATCCCGGGCGCCCGCGGCTGCACGCTGGAGTCGTGCACGTACCGCGACCGGATGGCCGACTTCGCCGAGCGCGACGCGCGGGTGCACGGCGTGAGCACGCAGCGCCCGGACCAGCTCGCCGCCTTCGCGGAGCACGAGCGGATCGCGTTCCCTCTGCTGTCCGACGCCGACCTGCGGCTGGCGGCGGCACTGCGGCTTCCCACGTTCCGCGCGGCGGGAGTGGACCGGCTCAAGCGGCTCACCCTCGTCCTCGACTCCTCCCGCACGGTGCGCGGCGTGCTGTACCCGCTCGACGACCCGGCGGGGTCCGTGGACGAGGCTCTGGCACTGCTCGACTCGCTGGCCGGGGCGTGA
- a CDS encoding galactosyldiacylglycerol synthase produces the protein MGAGHDTVAAELARRAEAHGHQPHVADVLTLLPHGIGTGLRRFYQASVRHFPWVYAGLYGAFLRAGAGAGPRPSGVPLARLAGDRLTALVDRLGADVVVSVFHLAAQLTGHLRARGELRVPSAVFLLDFAVHRQWLHPGNDQYLCLTDPAAHQVRRSLSVPVATTGPVTAPAFLRPAADAAGWRARFTARAPGRPPVLLSAGAWGAASRPAATAGLLAGAGYLPVVLCGRNERLLAEASRMPGALALDWVDDMPGLMGASYALVDNAAGQTAVQALAAGLPVIGYRPLPGHGVEGVRQMAGLGVSELAADGPALLRDLGALTESGTTRATRTARGRALFRSDPMDHVTRLAEPAGSDT, from the coding sequence ATGGGCGCCGGACACGACACCGTGGCCGCCGAACTCGCCCGCCGCGCCGAGGCCCACGGCCACCAGCCCCACGTGGCCGACGTCCTCACCCTCCTGCCCCACGGCATCGGGACCGGTCTGCGCCGCTTCTACCAGGCGTCCGTACGCCACTTCCCCTGGGTGTACGCCGGCCTGTACGGCGCGTTCCTGCGCGCCGGCGCCGGCGCCGGCCCCCGCCCCAGCGGCGTACCGCTCGCCCGCCTGGCCGGCGACCGGCTGACGGCGCTGGTGGACCGGCTGGGCGCCGACGTGGTGGTGTCCGTCTTCCACCTCGCCGCCCAGCTCACCGGCCATCTCCGGGCCCGGGGCGAACTGCGGGTGCCGAGCGCCGTGTTCCTGCTCGACTTCGCCGTACACCGGCAGTGGCTCCACCCGGGCAACGACCAGTACCTGTGCCTCACCGACCCGGCCGCCCACCAGGTACGGCGCTCCCTGTCCGTCCCCGTGGCGACCACCGGGCCGGTGACCGCGCCCGCCTTCCTCCGCCCGGCCGCGGACGCCGCCGGGTGGCGGGCCCGCTTCACCGCCCGGGCACCCGGCCGCCCCCCGGTACTGCTCTCCGCCGGCGCCTGGGGAGCGGCGTCCCGACCGGCCGCCACCGCCGGGCTGCTGGCCGGCGCCGGGTATCTGCCCGTGGTGCTGTGCGGCCGCAACGAACGGCTCCTCGCCGAGGCGTCCCGGATGCCCGGCGCCCTCGCCCTGGACTGGGTCGACGACATGCCCGGCCTGATGGGCGCCTCGTACGCCCTCGTCGACAACGCCGCCGGGCAGACCGCCGTCCAGGCCCTCGCCGCCGGCCTGCCCGTGATCGGCTACCGCCCGCTGCCCGGCCACGGCGTGGAGGGCGTACGGCAGATGGCCGGCCTCGGGGTCTCCGAACTCGCCGCGGACGGCCCCGCGCTGCTCCGCGACCTCGGCGCACTCACCGAGTCGGGCACCACCCGCGCCACCCGAACGGCCCGCGGCCGGGCCCTCTTCAGGAGCGACCCGATGGACCACGTCACCCGCCTCGCCGAGCCGGCGGGGAGCGACACCTGA
- a CDS encoding type III polyketide synthase yields the protein MAAYLCPPAVIHGEHAVETSQIVAEVRGRHPEAAWAPRIDGIAASTGIETRGWMLPLETAVAPGKGLPAGDLEAAREALVRDGFAGEDVDRAIAALEAVPAPQTVQERTAPAWEAVQSYGERAARGALQIAGLDASDVDCVITSNSTTPALPGLDVALANRLPLRDDVLMLPATQWACIAGTRSLALAADLVAADPDRVVLVVISEALSTTYQPGDDTLESLIVRLLFADTAVATVVTGRPRPESMLRLDASWNHTLPGTQDLHRLETRADGTHFVMDRRGPRAVQQTVTAMWEWLRVRYQEDPGSWHPDVLLAHPGGTKVLEYMEQTMPEGWPAGLLDYSRASYTTGNRGGAAVFDIMRRAYDAGQKPGSRAVLYAAAPGLTATALEGEWL from the coding sequence ATGGCCGCTTACCTCTGCCCTCCTGCCGTGATACACGGCGAGCACGCCGTGGAGACCAGCCAGATCGTGGCGGAGGTGCGCGGCCGGCACCCGGAAGCGGCGTGGGCGCCGCGGATCGACGGCATAGCGGCCAGCACGGGCATCGAGACCCGCGGCTGGATGCTGCCGCTGGAGACCGCCGTCGCACCCGGCAAGGGCCTGCCGGCCGGGGACCTGGAGGCGGCCCGGGAGGCGCTGGTCCGTGACGGCTTCGCCGGCGAGGACGTGGACCGCGCGATCGCCGCCCTGGAGGCGGTGCCCGCGCCGCAGACCGTCCAGGAACGCACCGCGCCCGCCTGGGAGGCCGTGCAGTCCTACGGGGAGCGCGCGGCGCGCGGCGCCCTGCAGATCGCCGGACTGGACGCGTCGGACGTCGACTGCGTCATCACCAGCAACTCCACCACGCCGGCCCTGCCGGGTCTGGACGTCGCCCTGGCCAACAGGCTCCCGCTGCGCGACGACGTGCTGATGCTGCCGGCCACGCAGTGGGCCTGCATCGCCGGCACCCGCTCCCTCGCGCTGGCGGCGGACCTCGTGGCCGCCGACCCGGACCGCGTGGTCCTGGTCGTGATCTCGGAGGCGCTGAGCACGACCTACCAGCCCGGGGACGACACCCTGGAGTCCCTGATCGTCCGGCTGCTGTTCGCGGACACCGCCGTCGCCACCGTGGTCACCGGCCGCCCGCGCCCCGAGTCCATGCTGCGACTGGACGCCTCCTGGAACCACACCCTGCCCGGCACCCAGGACCTGCATCGTCTGGAGACGCGGGCGGACGGCACCCACTTCGTGATGGACCGGCGCGGGCCGCGCGCCGTACAGCAGACGGTCACCGCGATGTGGGAGTGGCTCCGCGTCCGCTACCAGGAGGACCCCGGCTCCTGGCACCCCGACGTGCTGCTCGCGCACCCCGGCGGGACCAAGGTGCTGGAGTACATGGAGCAGACCATGCCCGAGGGCTGGCCGGCCGGACTCCTGGACTACAGCCGGGCCAGCTACACCACCGGGAACCGTGGCGGCGCCGCCGTGTTCGACATCATGCGCAGGGCCTACGACGCCGGGCAGAAGCCGGGCAGCCGTGCCGTCCTGTACGCCGCGGCCCCGGGCCTCACCGCGACCGCCCTGGAAGGGGAGTGGCTGTGA
- a CDS encoding polysaccharide deacetylase family protein translates to MAPGSRRAWRAAALLLPPAVAGAHIGPAATWLPSVRRLLFPGLSGTGHRRHIALTFDDGPDPASTPRFLDALDALGVRATFFVLGENVARHPALAVETVRRGHELAVHGWTHERPWWPSPARDIAGVARTAGTLYGVTGQRPCWYRPPYGILTSGRWLAARRAGLRTVLWSAWGRDWTAEATPESVRALVAADLRGGGTVLLHDSDRLAAPGCWRSALGALPGLVDRCREAGLTIGPLREHGPDWGPAPDPHRPAPPAREHEGARSR, encoded by the coding sequence ATGGCTCCGGGTTCCCGACGGGCGTGGCGGGCCGCGGCCCTGCTGCTGCCGCCGGCCGTCGCGGGCGCGCACATCGGCCCGGCGGCCACCTGGCTGCCGAGCGTACGGCGGCTGCTGTTCCCGGGGCTGTCCGGCACCGGCCACCGCCGGCACATCGCGCTGACCTTCGACGACGGGCCGGACCCGGCCTCGACGCCGCGTTTCCTGGACGCGCTGGACGCGCTCGGGGTGCGGGCGACCTTCTTCGTCCTCGGCGAGAACGTGGCCCGCCATCCGGCGCTGGCGGTGGAGACGGTGCGGCGGGGCCACGAACTCGCGGTGCACGGCTGGACCCACGAGCGGCCCTGGTGGCCCTCCCCCGCCCGTGACATCGCCGGGGTGGCCCGGACGGCCGGCACGCTGTACGGCGTCACCGGGCAGCGGCCGTGCTGGTACCGGCCGCCGTACGGGATCCTCACGTCCGGCCGCTGGCTGGCCGCCCGGCGGGCCGGGCTGCGGACCGTGCTGTGGTCCGCCTGGGGCCGGGACTGGACGGCGGAGGCGACCCCGGAGTCCGTACGGGCGCTCGTCGCGGCCGACCTGCGCGGTGGCGGGACCGTCCTGCTGCACGACTCCGACCGGCTCGCGGCCCCGGGCTGCTGGCGCTCCGCGCTCGGCGCGCTTCCGGGCCTGGTGGACCGCTGCCGGGAGGCGGGTCTGACGATCGGCCCCCTGCGCGAGCACGGCCCGGACTGGGGGCCAGCACCGGACCCGCACCGGCCGGCTCCCCCGGCCCGGGAGCACGAGGGCGCCAGGTCACGGTGA
- a CDS encoding DUF2218 domain-containing protein gives MPTAEARVETDRADRYLVQLCRHLDEMSHMPGSHTPHGPHGGHGEGPTTPVVREVDYTHAHGTVRFEDGRWTLDAAAGALTLRVDADDEEALRRLKDAASERIRTIGRRDGLRARWH, from the coding sequence ATGCCGACCGCCGAAGCCCGTGTCGAGACCGACCGCGCCGACCGTTATCTCGTCCAGCTCTGCCGCCACCTGGACGAGATGAGCCACATGCCGGGGAGCCACACGCCCCACGGGCCGCACGGCGGTCACGGAGAGGGCCCGACGACGCCCGTGGTCCGGGAGGTCGACTACACGCACGCCCATGGCACCGTCCGCTTCGAAGACGGCCGGTGGACCCTGGACGCCGCCGCGGGCGCGCTCACGCTGCGGGTCGACGCCGATGACGAGGAAGCCCTGCGGCGCCTCAAGGACGCCGCGTCCGAGCGGATCCGGACGATCGGCCGACGCGACGGGCTGCGAGCCCGCTGGCACTGA
- a CDS encoding DUF6381 family protein, giving the protein MSDSGEFRERLQHMREKARELMAAAEDTNDPAKRQQLQEKARRLQSQSEQESAMRSGDIYPSE; this is encoded by the coding sequence ATGAGTGACAGCGGAGAGTTTCGCGAACGACTCCAGCACATGCGTGAGAAGGCCCGGGAACTGATGGCTGCCGCGGAGGACACGAACGATCCCGCGAAGAGGCAGCAGCTTCAGGAGAAGGCCCGCCGGCTGCAGAGCCAGAGTGAGCAGGAGAGCGCGATGCGGAGCGGGGACATCTATCCCTCGGAGTGA
- a CDS encoding DMT family transporter, translated as MTALTVVLALFAALSNASASVLQRQAAVEESDDHTGVESAVRRLGHLLRRPHWLAGTGLLVLSSVLQAWALAVGSLSLVQPLLAAELLFTLVVGSFVFRRPPDRRTWLAFAALAVGLAVFLLSASPQPGRSTASPGAWLVVGVVMFCVVALLVLIARPTRGTSRAALLGLASAVSFATTAALLKEAVGMLEHGLPVMLTHWSPYATAGAGFVAFLLLQAAFRAGSLAASQPTLTLGDAITSVALGWALFSEAIDLGLRVLPELIGIALIGAGSIGLANAPSVKGGWDTEPGGRRQDEDEGGAHVPTPRGH; from the coding sequence ATGACGGCCCTCACGGTGGTGCTCGCCCTGTTCGCGGCCCTCTCCAACGCCTCGGCCTCGGTGCTGCAGCGGCAGGCCGCCGTGGAGGAGTCGGACGACCACACCGGGGTGGAGAGCGCCGTGCGGCGGCTCGGACACCTGCTGCGGCGGCCGCACTGGCTGGCCGGGACGGGTCTGCTGGTGCTGTCCAGCGTGCTGCAGGCCTGGGCGCTGGCCGTGGGCAGCCTGTCGCTGGTCCAGCCGCTGCTGGCCGCCGAGTTGCTGTTCACCCTGGTCGTGGGCAGTTTCGTGTTCCGCCGTCCTCCTGACCGGCGGACCTGGCTCGCGTTCGCCGCGCTCGCGGTGGGGCTGGCGGTCTTCCTGCTGTCGGCGTCCCCGCAGCCCGGCCGTTCGACGGCCTCGCCCGGGGCCTGGCTCGTGGTGGGCGTGGTCATGTTCTGCGTCGTGGCGCTGCTGGTGCTGATCGCGCGTCCGACACGGGGCACCTCGCGGGCGGCCCTGCTGGGCCTGGCGTCCGCCGTGTCCTTCGCCACCACGGCCGCCCTGCTGAAGGAGGCCGTCGGGATGCTCGAACACGGGCTCCCGGTCATGCTGACGCACTGGTCGCCCTACGCGACGGCGGGCGCCGGGTTCGTCGCCTTCCTGCTGCTGCAGGCCGCGTTCCGCGCCGGGTCGCTGGCCGCCTCGCAGCCCACGCTCACCCTCGGCGACGCCATCACCAGCGTGGCGCTGGGCTGGGCGCTGTTCTCGGAGGCCATCGACCTCGGGCTGCGGGTGCTGCCCGAACTGATCGGCATCGCGCTGATCGGGGCGGGCAGCATCGGGCTGGCGAACGCCCCGTCCGTCAAGGGCGGCTGGGACACGGAGCCGGGCGGTCGCCGGCAGGACGAGGACGAGGGCGGGGCGCACGTGCCGACGCCCCGCGGACACTGA